In the genome of Acidiferrobacteraceae bacterium, the window CTTCCACCAAATCCATGACGTCCATGCCGTGCGCGTGTTCGTCGACCGGATCCGTGACTGCTATGCCGCACTCGGCATCGTGCACTCACTGTGGCAGTACCTGCCCGGCGAATTCGACGACTACATCGCTACGCCCAAGGAAAACAACTACCGCTCCATCCACACCGCGGTCATTGGCCCCCAGGGCAAGATCGTGGAGGTACAGATTCGTACGCACGAGATGCACCGGGAATCGGAATACGGGGTCGCGGCACACTGGCGCTACAAGGAAGGAACGCGGACCGATGCCGACTTCGACAGTAAGATCGCGTGGCTGCGGCAATTGCTGGAATGGAAGGATGAAGTCGCCGAGGCCAGCGATTTCGTGGACCAGTTCAAATCCGCGGTATTCTCCGACCGTGTGTACGTCTTTACACCCCGTGGAAACGTGGTCGATCTGCCGCGCGGCTCGACCCCCCTGGACTTCGCCTACCATATCCACACTGAAGTAGGACACCGCTGTCGTGGAGCCAAGGTAAACGGGCATATTGTCCCCCTGACCTATGCACTGAACACCGGCGAACAGGTGGAGATTCTCACGGTGCGCAAGGGCGAACCCAGCCGCGACTGGTTGAACCCCCATCTGGCCTACCTCAAGACCAGCAAGGCGCGCGCGCAGGTTCAGCGCTGGTTCCGCCTCCAGAACCACGACCATCACGTCAGCGATGGGCGCGCCATCCTGGAGCGCGAATTGAAGCGACTCGGGTTTACCGACATCAACTACGAAAAACTCGCACAACGCTTCGGTCATTCGAAACAGGATGAGTTTCTGGCCGCCATCGGCCGCGGCGACGTACGACCGGCCAAACTCGTGGGCGCGGCGCAGGACATGAGCGAGGTGCGCACACGGGAGCAATCCAGCGAGCCCCTGTTGCGCGCACCGCAATCACGCAGACTGCCCACGGGCGTTAGTGTCAATGGTGTTGGAGATCTCCTGACTCGCTTCGCCGGATGCTGCAAGCCACTGCCCGGGGATCCCATCGTCGGATTCATTACCCGCGGTGCCGGAATCAGCATCCATCGACAGGATTGCCACAACGCCTTGCGTGCGGTTGCCGAATCCCCCGAGCGTCTGATCGAGGTCGATTGGGGAAGTGATGCATCCGGGACATATCCGGTTGATGTGGCCATTCAGGCATTTGATCGCCGCGGCCTGTTGCGCGACATCACCACCCTGCTCGCCAACGAGGGTGTCAATGTGACGGCAGTGAATACGCTGTCACACCAGGAATCCCACACCGCCGACATGATTCTCACGGTTGAGATCCCGGATATCGATGCCCTGAGCCGCATCGTTGCGCGCATCGGCCAGCTCCCCAACGTTACCGACGTCCGTCGGAAGACGCGTTAATCCATTTCGACCGGCCTACGACGCGACGGGCGCGAACGACCGCGCCAACTCGCGGTCTCATCGGTATACTGAAGTCTGCGGGTCCAGGCGGCCGGCCCACGCCGGCGGCAAGAACAACAAGGAGCGCCAGCTATGAAACTGGGAATGATCGGTCTGGGTCGGATGGGTGCCAATATGGCGCGGCGACTGCGGCGCGGAGGGATCGAGGTCATCGCCTACAACCGCCATGCGCAAGTGGCCCGGGACCTGGCGACGGAAACCGGGCTCACAGCGGCGGACACACTCAAGGATCTGATCGCCGGGCTCGATAGACCGCGCGTCGTGTGGCTCATGCTCCCGGCGGGGGATCCCACGGAGGAACACATCGGGCAACTCATTCCCCTGTTGGACAAGAACGATATCGTCGTTGATGGCGCCAACTCCTGGTACAAGGATTCGATGCGTCGGGCCTCGGTCCTTGCTGTGCACGGAATCCACTACGTGGACGCGGGTGTCTCTGGCGGTGTCTGGGGGCTGGAAAACGGATATGCCCTGATGGTGGGAGGCCCAGATGACGCGGTCGCCGCG includes:
- the relA gene encoding GTP diphosphokinase; the protein is MMGADIRSPQIPVGSPGDVTAWLESLQSDRPDTEFDLIRRAAEFAQQAHRGQTRASGEPYVTHSLAVADILASLRLDHESIVAAILHDVVEDTPVTLEDIEQQFGDGVASLVDGVTKMKMIHGMRDAPESERREHAHAESLRKMLLAMAEDVRVVLIKLADRLHNMRTLGSLPPDKQQRIARETMEIYAPLANRLGIWQIKWELEDLSFRYLQPQTYRQIATFLAERRDDRVGYIDRFVDRLQHELDRAEIQAEVSGRAKHIYGIWKKMQRKRQDFHQIHDVHAVRVFVDRIRDCYAALGIVHSLWQYLPGEFDDYIATPKENNYRSIHTAVIGPQGKIVEVQIRTHEMHRESEYGVAAHWRYKEGTRTDADFDSKIAWLRQLLEWKDEVAEASDFVDQFKSAVFSDRVYVFTPRGNVVDLPRGSTPLDFAYHIHTEVGHRCRGAKVNGHIVPLTYALNTGEQVEILTVRKGEPSRDWLNPHLAYLKTSKARAQVQRWFRLQNHDHHVSDGRAILERELKRLGFTDINYEKLAQRFGHSKQDEFLAAIGRGDVRPAKLVGAAQDMSEVRTREQSSEPLLRAPQSRRLPTGVSVNGVGDLLTRFAGCCKPLPGDPIVGFITRGAGISIHRQDCHNALRAVAESPERLIEVDWGSDASGTYPVDVAIQAFDRRGLLRDITTLLANEGVNVTAVNTLSHQESHTADMILTVEIPDIDALSRIVARIGQLPNVTDVRRKTR